GCATCGTCGCCAACAGTGCCGCCTCGCAATCGCAATACCCGTTTCAATTTCATCTCTTAGGCGACCGCCAAACCGTGAATGCCTTTGCGCTGCCGGGCGGGCAGGTTTTCATCACCGATGCGCTTTACAGCCGGCTGCAAACCGAGGGACAATTGGCCGGCGTTTTGGGTCATGAAATCGGGCATGTGATTGCCCGCCACAGCGCCGAGCACATTGCCAAATAGCAGCTCACGCAAGGCCTCACCGGCGCCGTGATCTTGTCGACCTATGATCCCAGCGATCCGAGCAGCCAGCGCACGGCGCAAATTGCGATGGTGATCGGGCAGTTGGTCAATATGAAATTCGGGCGGGAGGACGAGCTGGAATCCGATCGTCTCGGCGTGCGGTTCATGAGCGAAGCCGGCTACGACCCGCGGGCGATGATCGAGGTGATGCGAATTTTGGACGAAGCCAGCAGCGGCGGCCGGCCGCCGGAATTTTTCAGCACGCACCCGAATCCGGAAAACCGCATCGCGCGAATCGAAGAGGCAATTCAACAACAATTTCCCGGCGGCGTGCCGGCAGGGTTGAAGCCTTAGTCGTATAACGTGAAACGTGTAACGATCTGAAAGAAAGTGATTTTTGAAATAAAGAAGATTGCTGTTATAAACCAGGTGCTGATGAAAAGTCCGTTACACGTTACACGAAAAAATGCACGGTTTTCATTTGATAAGGAAATTGCCATGCTCATCAAACACGAAAAGGACTGCCAGGAAATCATTGCCAACGACGGCTGCCGGTTGCGGGAGCTGCTGCACCCCGATCGCGACCGCGCCGATATTTCTTACTCGCTGGCGATGGCGTATGTCGATCCCGGCAAATCGACTTATCCGCATTATCTGAAGCAAACCGAAGTTTATTTCATCATGCAAGGCATTGGCCGTATGCACATTGAGGGCGAAACCCAGGAAGTGAATGAAGACGACGTTGTCGTCATTCCCCGGGAAAAAAAGCAGTGGATCGAGAACATCGGCCAAAACGTGCTGGTGTTCGCGGCGATTGTGAGTCCGCCGTGGCGGGCGGAGGATGATGTGAGAATTTAAAACGTAATGCGTAAAACGTATGCTAAAATGGAATGGCTGGGCATGGCCATGATTCATATCATTCGCGCGCCGGTAACGCCGGAGCAGATCGCCGAAATGCGGCAGGTGTTTGATTTTTTTTATAAAATGAAAATGCAACCGATGATTGGCGCGCCGAAATCAACGCCGCCTGCGAGCGGTGGGCGAATCGTATTCTCGAACTTTTCGGCCTGTTAAAAGCCGGTCGAAGCGGTGTCGTTTAAAATTAAATTTGCAAGGAGGCCCGTGATGATGCGGAATCGTTCGACCAGAAAGTTGTCAATAATTTTTTTGATGCTGCTGGCTTTCGCGGCGCATGCGCAACAACAAACCTTGACACCGGAAATGGTGGTTTCACTGAAAATCGTTACTTCAGTCACCATCGATCCCACCGGAAAAAATATCGCCTACGTTCTGACCACGCCGCGCGGCGCTGAGGACGAGACGGGCGGGCGTTACAGCGAATTGTTCGTCATTCCGGCAGCCGGCGGCACAGCACGCCAATTCACCTACAAGCCCAATGCGGCAACCTCGCCGCAATGGTCGCCCGACGGCAGGTGGATTTATTTTGCCTCGCGCCGCAAAGAGTTTGACGAGCAGAATGAAGTGTATCGCATTCCCGCCGATGGCGGCGAAGCCATGCTGGCAACCCAAAGCAACAACGGCGTGCGCCAGTTCAAATTATCGCCGGACGGCAAATGGATTGCCTACACGATGACCGACGCCGCAACTCCAACCGAGAAGAGCGACGCCAGGAAAGGCAACGACGTGCAAACTGTCGATAAAAGCTTCAAACAACACCGGCTGTACGTGCAAGCGGTGGGAAGCACCGAGAGCCAATCCCTCTCCAGCGAGATGTCGGTGTGGGATTTCGAGTGGTCGCCGGACGGCAGCCAAATCATTTTTCAAGCCAGTGCCACACCGAGAACCGACGATTCGTTCATGTTTAAAAAAATTTATTTGACCTCGATCGACGGCCGGAGGCCGCCACAAATTTTGACGGAGACCAAAGGCAAGCTCGGCAACATGGCGTGGTCGCCGGATGGCAAGCAGATCGCCTTTCTCGCCGGCGTTGACGAAAGCGATCCGACCAACGGCAGCATTTTTATGGTGCCGGCAACCGGCGGGCCGGCGAAAAATCTTTCACAAAATTACGAAGGCACCGTGATGTGGGTCGGCTGGCTGGATGCGGCGACGCTGATCTTTTCAGCCACCGAGCGCAGTCACACGACGTTGAACACAATGTCTTCCAACGGCGGCGCGCTCAAACGCCTCATTGACTCCGGTTACAGCTTGTCCAATGTTTCAGCAACAGCGAATGGCAAAACCCTGGCGATGGCGGCCAACACCTACAAGCATCACAACGAGGTTTTTGTTTATCCGCTGGCCACAAAAAAAATGACCCGCCTCACCAACAGCAATCCGGAATTGGACAACATTCGCTTTTCCGGGACGAAAGAAATTTCCTGGAAAGCCAGGGACGGTCTGGAAATCACCGGTCTGTTGATGCTGCCGCATGATTATCAAGCCGGCAAAAAATATCCGTGCGTCGTGCAGATTCACGGCGGTCCGGAGAGCGCCTATGTCGAGGGATGGACCACCAGCTACGTGACGTGGAGCGAGCTGCTGGCGGCGCGCGGGTACGTCGTCTTCAGCCCGAATTATCGCGGCAGCACCGGGCGCGGCGTGGGCTACGCCAAGGCCGATCACAAAGATCTCGGCGGCAAGGAGTTTGATGATGTCATCGATGGCATCGACTTTCTGGTGCACCAAGGCCTTGTCGATCCCGAACGCGTCGGCATCGGCGGCTTTTCTTATGGCGGTTATTTCTCCGCGTGGGCCGCGACCAAGCACACCGAGCGCTTCAAAGCCGCTTCGATGGGCGCCGGAATTTCAAATTGGTTGTCGTTCACCGGCACTTCGGATATTCCCTATGAAAATTCGATGGTGCATTGGAATCTCGACGTTTTCAAAAATATGGAAAAGGCCTGGAGCCGTTCGCCGCTGGCGTTCGTCGAAAAATCGCAAACCCCGCTGCTCATCTCGCACGGCGACAAAGACGACCGCGTGCCGATCAGCCAGGGCTGGGAAATTTACACGGCGCTGAAACTGCTCGGCAAAAAAGTCGAATTCGACATTTACCCGCGCGAAGCCCACGGCTGGGCCGAGCGCAATCATCAGCTTTTTTCGATCAAGCGGAATCTGGATTGGTTTGATCAATATGTCAAAGGGGGTTCGGCGGCTGGGGAACGGCTGCCGTGAAGCTTAAACCGCCCGGTCACTCGAAGTGGCCGGTCGGTAAAAGACATTCTGATTTTCGGCAATCGACAGAGGAAAACTTTTAACGGCCGCATGATTGCCCCGATCAGCAAAGTTTTTAATGCCAATCAATCATAAACAGAATCGCGATTGTCAATATCAAGCAAATCAATTTTTTGTTCGCTGTCATTGATTTTGTAGATCAATCGCCATTTGTCGCGAAAGCGGATACGCCACTTGCAATGAAGATTGTGTTTGAGATGTTTGCAGGGTGGCCGTAATTGAGGGTTGGCTGATAGGATGGAAATCGCCTTTTTAAAATTTGGAATTAGCAGAACTTGAAAACAGCAGTAATATAAGGCCACCCTCACAGAAAGTCAAGAAAAACCTATCAAACTTGAAACGGCGATGCGGTTTTGATTGCTGAAATGCACACCATTTCCTCAAAAATCCTCTTGCCTTTCTCTTCATCATTGTTTAATTTCAATTGTTGCTGATTGTTGTAACAACCGATCTGGTTGGTAAAGGAAAAACATTGGCCAAGGCCCGCGCAATCGGAGCATGCCCAACCCCGCCAGGGCCGGAAGGCAGCAACGGTCAGCGTCGCGATGATGTGCCGCGGGGAACCTTGGCCAATTTTATGAATTCGCAATTTTAAATTTTCAATTGAAAATTTAAAATTGACAATTGATCCTGGAAGAGAATGAGCTACCTTGTCCTGGCCCGCAAATGGCGGCCGCGGCAATTTGACGAAGTGGTGGCGCAGGAACATGTCACCCGCACGCTGGAAAATGCGATCACGCAAAACCGGTTGGCCTCGGCGTATCTGTTCACCGGGCCGCGCGGCGTCGGCAAAACCACCATGGCGCGCCTGCTGGCGAAAGCGGTGAATTGCGAAACCGGCCCGACCGTCACGCCCTGCGACGCCTGTTCGATGTGCCAGGAAATTGCCGATGGTCGCAGCCTCGACGTGCTGGAAATCGACGGCGCCTCGAATCGCGGCATCGACGA
Above is a window of candidate division KSB1 bacterium DNA encoding:
- a CDS encoding S9 family peptidase — translated: MMRNRSTRKLSIIFLMLLAFAAHAQQQTLTPEMVVSLKIVTSVTIDPTGKNIAYVLTTPRGAEDETGGRYSELFVIPAAGGTARQFTYKPNAATSPQWSPDGRWIYFASRRKEFDEQNEVYRIPADGGEAMLATQSNNGVRQFKLSPDGKWIAYTMTDAATPTEKSDARKGNDVQTVDKSFKQHRLYVQAVGSTESQSLSSEMSVWDFEWSPDGSQIIFQASATPRTDDSFMFKKIYLTSIDGRRPPQILTETKGKLGNMAWSPDGKQIAFLAGVDESDPTNGSIFMVPATGGPAKNLSQNYEGTVMWVGWLDAATLIFSATERSHTTLNTMSSNGGALKRLIDSGYSLSNVSATANGKTLAMAANTYKHHNEVFVYPLATKKMTRLTNSNPELDNIRFSGTKEISWKARDGLEITGLLMLPHDYQAGKKYPCVVQIHGGPESAYVEGWTTSYVTWSELLAARGYVVFSPNYRGSTGRGVGYAKADHKDLGGKEFDDVIDGIDFLVHQGLVDPERVGIGGFSYGGYFSAWAATKHTERFKAASMGAGISNWLSFTGTSDIPYENSMVHWNLDVFKNMEKAWSRSPLAFVEKSQTPLLISHGDKDDRVPISQGWEIYTALKLLGKKVEFDIYPREAHGWAERNHQLFSIKRNLDWFDQYVKGGSAAGERLP
- a CDS encoding cupin domain-containing protein, with amino-acid sequence MLIKHEKDCQEIIANDGCRLRELLHPDRDRADISYSLAMAYVDPGKSTYPHYLKQTEVYFIMQGIGRMHIEGETQEVNEDDVVVIPREKKQWIENIGQNVLVFAAIVSPPWRAEDDVRI